The genomic region TCACAGGCGCCTCGGGGTGACCGTGGCCATCCCTGCTCTGAcgctctgctcctggctgcagggGCTCTGCAAGCTGGGATCCGCCGGAGGCACCGACTTCAGCATGAAGCAGTTTGCCGAGGGCTCCACGATGAAACTGGCCAAGCAGTGCCGCAAGTGAGTGCTGCCGGGTGTGGGGCGGGGGCGTGCCGGGCAGGGGGCCCCGCGGCCTGGGCTCACGGGGCCCGTCTCCCAGGTGGCTCTGCAACGAGACGATCGATGCGGGCACGCGGCGCTGGGCGGTGGAGGGCCTGGCCTACCTCACCTTCGATGCGGACGTCAAGGAGGAGTTTGTGGAGGACAAGGCGGCGATGCAGGCCATGTTCCACCTGGCCAAGGTGCGTGCCCAGCGCTGCGGCGGGGGCCCTGGGTGGTGGGCACCCTGGCACTGGGGAAACGTGCCGGAGGGGATGTGGGGCTCGcgctgcggggctgggctgcgTGCAAGGGCCCAGCGGTGCTCGAGCCCTGGCCTGTCCTCTCCACCGTGGGTGTAATGGGTGTCCCATTACTGCTGCAGTCGGAGGACAGGAGCGTGCTCTACGCGGTCGCCTCCACGCTAGTGAACTGCACCAACAGCTACGACCACGAGGAGCCGGACCCCCAGATGCTGGAGCTGGCCAAGTACGCCAAGCAGCACATTCCGGAGCAGCACCCCAAGGTGAGCGGGGCACGGCCGTTctcaggagctgctgggagcgCTGGCCCTGGGGGAGAGTGCGTGGGTGGACCTGAGTGGGGACAGGGTGTCCTTGGGGCCTTCAGGGCCAGAGACCTCGCAGGGgatggcagcaggcagcaggctgaTGCCACCGAGCCGAGTGGTGACCCTGCCTCTGGGACAGGACAAGCCGGACTTTGTGAAGCGCCGGGTGCGGAAGCTGCTGACGGCTGGTGTGGTGTCAGCTCTGGCCTGCATGGTGAAGAGCGAGAACCCAGCGCTCACCAACTCCTGCCGGGAGCTGATCTCCAGGTACGGGTGTGcaggggggtggcagggagggagctgggttCTGAGGCTGCTGGTGTCCTGCCGGCGAACGTACGTGCCTGTGGTGAACGCAAGCTTCTAGGAGCAGAAAGGGGATGTCCGGGAGTCTGGTACAGCCTGGGCCCACTGCAGGTGTCTGGGTGCTGTTGGGACCCGCTGTGGCAGGTCCCCGACTCCAGCTGCTCCCGTTTGCCCCCAGGGTGTTCCTGGCGCtggtggaggaggcagaggaccGGGGCAGTGTGGTTGCACAAGGAGGAGGCAAGGTGAGGGGACGAGCCTCGCTGTGCTGCTGGCCTGCGCCAAGCGGTGGGGctctggggagggctggggctctgGGGGGTGGCTGTGGTTTGGCAGGGGACCACGCCGGCTCCCTCGTACACGAGGCTTGGGGAAGCGGGGGCTGCTGCGCCCTGGCTGCAGGACTGGCTGCTGTGTCTCCGTCTGCAGGCTCTCATCCCGCTGTCCCTGGAGGGCACCGAGGTGGGGCAGACCAAGGCAGCTCAGGCCCTGGCGAAGATCACTATCACCTCCAACCCAGAGATGGCCTTCCCCGGAGAGCGGGTGAGCGTCGCCGCTGCGGGGACGGGTCTGCCAAGCAGGGGCCCTGTGCGGGCGGTTGGGGCCGTGCGGGGGCTTGTGTGGGAGCAGCAGTGGGGacggggctgcagcaggggctCGCCCCGCCGTGTGCCTGCTCTGGGGAGGCGTGGGGCTGAGCAGCGTGAGGAGGGGCTGCCCCCGTCCCTGTGTGCAGCGGCTGGGATCAGGTGGGCTTCCGCTCCTCCTCGCCCACCGGGAAAGGGCTCAGCAGCCCTGGAGCTGAAGGCCACAGGACTGGTGATCCGAGGCGGGATCTGCACCGCAGGAACTGCCAGCATggctttgcccttccctggggagcaggaggtggcaAGACCCTTGGTGTTCCCCGCAAAGGCCTGGTGACCTAGGCCTGACCACGGCAGCGCTGCCTTTAGGCTGGGCTCAgagctccctgcaccccctgctCCACAGGGTGCAGAGTCCCTGCCCCTCGCTCAGGGTTCGAGCCCTGCACCGCTGTCTCCGCAGATCTACGAGGTGGTCCGGCCCTTAGTAAGCCTTCTGCACCTTCAGCGCACAGGCCTGGAGAACTTCGAGGGGCTGATGGCGTTAACCAACCTGGCTGGCATCAGCGAGAGGCTGCGGTAGGGGTGGTGGGGCCAGGGCGGAGCTGGACCGggtggggggacagaggggacctGTCCCTGTCTGGCCCGGAGGcgtgctgccctgggcagggagcgCTCACGCACGCCGCGCCGCAGGCAGAAGATCCTGAAGGAGAAGGCCGTGCCCATGATCGAGGGGTACATGTTTGAGGAGCACGAGCTGATCCGGCTGGCTGCAACGGAGTGCATGTGCAACATGGCCATGAGCAAGGAGGtgagggccgggccggggcgcgcTGGGCGTCTGCGCTGGgctcccagccccccgcccccactcccctgctcctctgcaggtGCAGGAGCTGTTCCTGGCCGAGGGCAGTGACCGGCTGAAGCTGATGGTCCTGTACAGCGGGGAGGAGGACGAGAAGCTGCGGCGGGCGGCCTCGGGGACGCTGGCCATGCTGACTGCCCTGCACCCTCCCATCTGCAAGCGGATCCCCCAGGTGGTGAGTGCCCAGCGGCAGGGCGGGGGCACCCGGGACCCCCTGGGCCAGCACCCAGCGTCCCCGTTCCCTCCCCTGGTGTCCTGGAGCTGTGTCCTAGCGCTGGCCCCAGGAGACGGAGCTCTTAgacagggctgggggtgtcgggggccggggggggccatcggggctgcggggctgagcgcggccccgctgcccccgcagACGGTGCACTGGCTGGAGATCCTGCAGGCCCTGCTGCTGAGCCCCAGCACGGAGCTGCAGCACCGCGGGGCCGTGGTGGTGATGAACATGATGGCGGCCGAGCGGGAGGTGGCGGAGCAGCTCATCGCCAGCGAGACGCTGGAGATCCTCTCGGTGCTCGCCAAGGACAAGGACAAGCCGCGCGTGGCCCAGGCGGCCAAGGAGAGCCTGGCGCAGGCGGTGGCTTACGGCCTGATCAAGCCCAGCCCCGGCCAGGAGTGAGGGCTTGGCAGGGGCCGGGGCTCACAcgctgctgggggctggggctcACACGCTGCTCGGGGCTGGGGCTCACATGCTGCtcggggccggccccggcccgcggggGCTGGCACACCGCCGGGGGGGCTGCTCAGCGGCACCTGCCCGGTGCcccggggcgagggggaggATGGGGCTCGCCGCTGCCTTCACCGGGAGGCCCGGGCCAGGCCGGGGCCCTGCACGGCTGGGCCCTCTGCGGCGGCGGGCCCGCCCGGTGTCACCGCACTAAAGCTGCTCTTGGACCACGGCCGGGCCTCCGTCCCTGcgcgcgccgccccgccccgccccactCGGCGCAGTctccgcccccagccccgccccgtCCGGCGCAGTctccgcccccagccccgccccgccatggcggctccgcgccgcgcctGGCTCGTCTTCGGCTTCAGCAccgaggaggcggcgggggaaccggggccgggcccggggccgtGGCGGCTGGAGTCGGGCCCTGGGGGGATCCGCCGCGTGTGGCCCGCCTGGAGCTACGTGGTCGTGGAGACCGGTGAGCGCCCCGCGGAGCCGGCCCGCCCGGTgctgcccgccggggccggggccccgcGTCCCCCTCCCTCCCGAGGTGCCGGTGCCGCCCTGCGCCCGCCCGGGCTCCGGTTCCCCCCTCCGCtcccccgcgctgccccgggACGGCGGGCCCGCATCCCCCCGCGGTGCCGGTTTCCCGCGGTCTGTCCTGTCCCGCCCCATCCCCGACGCCGGGCCCCGGGGTGAACCAGCCCCCCGCCGGCGCCGGTCTCCCggaacgtgtgtgtgtgtgtccgtCCCCGCGGTGCCGGTCCCCCCGGGATGTCCCCGTGACCCCACGAGCGCCGGCTGCCCCCCCGGCAGTGCCGGTCCCCTGGGATGTCCCCATGAACCCCCAGCGCCGGTCCCCCGGGATGCCCCCCCCGTACCCCCCGGTAGTGCCGGTCCCCGGGATGTCCCCATGAACCCCCAGCGCCGGTCCCCCGGGatgccccctcccctcccggcaGTGCCGGTCCCCCGggatgcccccccccccggcagtGCCGGTCCCCGGGATGTCCCCGCCCCGTGGGATGCCGCCCCCCCCGGCAGTGCCGCTCCCCCGGacgcccccccagccccggcatGTCCCCGCGGCCGGGCGCTGAGGGCCCCGCTGCCGCGGCAGGCGCGGGGCTGGAGGTGCGGagcgcggggctgcggcggcggctgccgggctGGGCCGAGGCGCTGCCCTCCGAGACGCACCTGCTgctgcggcgggcggcggcggcccgggcctggccgcgggcggcggcgctgcggggcgcggggcggggcgcgcccGCCTGGAGCCGGGCCCTGccgccggggccccgccgccccccgccgctgccgctgctgcccgGCGGCTTCGCCACGCCGCGGCCGCCGTTCTTCGCCGCGCTGCCCGGGGCGGTGCGGGCCCGCCGGCTGGCGCTGGGACACGAGCACGCCCTGGCGCTGGGCGCCGCCGGCGAGACCTACGCCTGGGGCGGCGGCAGGTGGGTGCGGGGGTGCGGGGACGGGGCACCCGCCCCgcggggaggctgcgggggACGCCGCGGGGCACGGGGGGTGCAGGaggcgggcggcagcgggggcgAGGGCTGCGGCCGGCGGGCGCGGGGTTGCGGGCGGGGGCGACGCGGGGCCGGGTGCCgaggggaggcagagagaacggcggggggtgcggggggcgcGGGAGGGACTGCGGGGGATGCGGATGAGAGGATGTCGGGGTGGGGTCGCCTCAGGGTCTGAGCCCCCCCGTTGGCCTGCAGGCTTAAGGCAAAGCGGTTCAAGTCTCTGTAGCGTTGATTGATTCGTCAGCACGGTGAAATAATCCGATAAAGTGATTACGCCACCAGTAAACTAATTGACTAGCAAACAGACCGCTCATTGCTTCATGATGCTGTTATTCTCGATGGTGTTGCATGTAATTATTGAGCTACGATTAGTTACTCTTAAGTAATCTTGATTACATACAGCTGCTGCTGAGTTACAGCCCTTTCTCCCGCGCTGCCTGGTGTGAGGGCACAAGTCTGCCCCTCGCCTCGCCGCCCTGCTTGGTGCTAGGGACGGGGGTGCGGGGGCTCAGGGAAGGTACGGGGgtgcagcagggacagaggtATTGGGGCGCAAGGCCATCCCTCCTTACCCCCCCCATCGCTCGGTGTTAGGGTGCGAGTCCATCCCTCTTGGCTCGGCTCTCCCGCACCACGGCTTCAGGCCAGCGGTGCGATGGCGAGGCCAGCGGGTCGTCCCCGATACTGTTCCCTGTTGGTCCCCGTTGTGCTACTCGTACCCAAATCTGGCATTTCTCACGCCATCGCTAAGCCATCTCAGCCCTGTACGGCATTGCTGATGTTCCTGGTGCACCCTCCCTGAAGGTGTTCCCCTCCGCGATCTGTCGCTCGCCCGAGCCAGGTCCCGCTGAGCGCCAGCACGTCCCCCCAGTGCAGGCAGCCTGGCTCACGGCTTCCCCTGGGGCCCTgccatgccccccccccccagctgcgCTCCCGCTCCCACTGGGTCCCCCCTCGCTGGCCCCGCGGGCCCTTGAGCAGCCCAGTCTCCtccgtgggtgctggggccgcagctcctgcagggcTTCTGGCTTGTGGCCCCGTCAGGGCGGCCTCTGAGGACACTCAGGGGACACGCAGACACTCTCTGCGTGACCACTGAGGTCCCTGCGGTCCCTTCGGGCTGAGTCTGCTGCAGTTTTCAGGATACCTGGGCACGTAACCCTCCCGTCTGGTCCTGCAGCGCTGCTCCTGCGGTCCCCGGTACTGTACGTGCAGGGTGGTAAAGGCCGGTTCTCCTCACAGCGCTATTGATGCAACCGCAGGGTGCGGTACCAAGTGTACACGGgctttgggtttggggttttggggacTGCCCCATAAACCCATCACACCAGTGATGTACAATTGGCAGTTCACCCTCGGTCCCCAGTTAAAAGGTTTTTATTCTCCAACGCACTCGCCAGGCTGTTGGCTTGCCAGCTTCTCTCTGGGTGTGGTGGCGGTGCTGGGACGTTTCACCCCGTCAGGCTGGCCGGGGCCCCGGGTGAGGTTGTTGGTCCATCAGCTCAGCACAAGCCTCTCCTTCCCGGGTCTCTGCCCTGCCTCATCCCTCACCCGGCTGCTTCAAATCAGTGCAAGGTTCAGCTCCCTCTGTTCCTGCTCCGCCGTAACATATCACAAAAACACCAGCCCGCCGTCAAAGATCCGTTTGGTTCTGAGGTGGAGGTCGGTACCCTCCGTCTGTTAACGCGTCAGTACAAGGTCTCTCTGCTACAGCCCCGTAGGAGAGCAGTAAAGCCCTTGGGAAAAGCTCCAACCCCTGACTCCCTGTTTCGCTTGCCAGCGGTTGTACTGGGGTGCAATAAACAGCCAGAGGCATCGTCGGTTTAATCGCTTAAAGGTGTTTTCTGTTAGTTTGGGGGTTGCTTTTGCACGtgctgccccggctgccccaCGTCCAGTAACGTTTTCCCAGAAGACGCCTGAGGGCACGGCTCCAGGCCGTCGCTCCCCTGGCTCGCCTGATTTCTACTGCCTGGCACTTGCCAAGGGATTCCCGCTTCTCCCTTTGCTCCAAGGCCGAGGTGCGGTTACGCGTTTGCCAACACGAGGTGCCGGTTCCTACCCGTGCCGCTGTCTGTGTCGCTTGTACGCAGCACTGCAGCCCCTGTAGCTGCTCCAGGTTCCTGCCCTGTCCAGCGCCATCGGTTCCGGCACAGTGGGCTAAACTCCCCGGGGCCACGGCACGTGGCGATGCCGCCTCTCGGTCCCAGAGCTGCAAAGATGCGCTGGGAGCTGTGGGCCACTAAAGCCCCGTTTGTAGGGTTCGTTTCTGGGCATAGCTGAGGCATCGCTGGGTCTTGTCGCGCTCCGACCCCCACGCTCGGTAAATCCAGCGGGTTGCAGCCGTGCATCCCCAGCGCCACGGACAGACGTGCACGGGCACTGGGTCGGGATACCGGTGCGCGATCAATGCTGACCACAGCAACTAGTAGTTGTTAATATCCGTAGGGTGGACGGGATTATGTGTTCCTCTTTCTTTGCTACTTACGGAAGacaaaaaccagcacaggctgTTGGTCGTAGTCAGCGGAGCTGTGCGACCTGGCCCATCGCCCTCCCTCAGTGTTTCCCATCAGCTCGGGAGCGTTTTGTTCCCCATTTCTGTTCGTTGGTGGCTGGGGTACTTCGTGTACATCAGCAGTTGTTGCATTTGCAGGCACTACGTTATCTTGTCCTTCTTGCCCTTCAGAGGAAAGGTTTCTACACTTGTGAAGGTGTATTTTAGGAGTCAGTTGTTTTTGGAAAAACTAAATACAATGGTTACGCTTTGGTTATTTGACAAGGCCGAGAATCCTGTGACACATCTCTGTGCCACGTCCCGCAGTGTTACAGCTCTTCTGTATAACGGCTAGGCGCTGGCCCCGCTCAAGCCTTCGTAGCCCCTTTCTTACCACAGGCTGTAGTCGCCTTTGCCTGCTCGGGCAGGGAGCGCCCGGAGCCCCTTTCCCCGCTGCTGCAAACCCTTCCCTGCCCGTCGGCTCTCTGAGCCGCTGCTCGGTGCCTGCCGCCGTGCTTGGGGGCCAGCCGGGAACCAGCCCTGCTCTCAGCCCCGCTGGGTGCGTCTCTTCGCCTTGGTCTTCCTCAGATATCCCCAcgaaggaaagcaaaaagtcTTTCCAGCGGTGGTGCATTAGCACGGCTTCTGGCGTCCTGTTCCGATACTTTGGCGATCCCCAGGACTCAACGCTACAGTCAGCCGCTATGTGCGGCCGAGCTGTTTATTTTACCATTCCAGCCCTTCCagctctttctgcctttgcaaCAGCTTTGAGAATTAAAGCCACTGGTGCTTTATTTTCCACTTGCTCCCCCCAACCGCCCCCAGTCTGTAACTGGGCTGTCAGGGTCCCGGTCCTGTGCGCAGGGTGCCCTGGGCTGGGCATCCCCTCCCACCGGCACCTGGCTTTGCCCTGTTTCTGGAGTCAGCTCTTCCCCTCCGCTGTGGATATTCCTTCAGCAGCTCACGGCTCTGCCGGCCTAAACGCTGCTGGGATTTGCGTGCACCTCGTCGCCTTCTCCCGGGCCGTGGCTGGCCCTGGGCCGTTGGTGCTCGGCGCTGCTGGCAGCGCCCGTGGAGGCACAGCTCGCTCACGCAGGGAGGATTTTGCACATCTCGGTGTGTGGGTCTGGGTCCTGCCCCGCGTAGCCCGCACGGGCCTGCCCTCCCGTGCGTGCCCGGCATGTGAAACGCTCATGGTGGCTGgtgccacccccccccccaggacgAGCCCAAACGTGTCCCCGCGGGGGATCCCCTGCTTTCACTGGGGGATCCCCTGCTTTGGGACGTGGCCCcgcggggggtcccgggggccgGGTGGGCGGCAGCAGCACGGGCGgcggcaggcaggaggggctgggtcAGGGCTGCAGGCTCATGGCGGGGCAGGGAGGTGCGAGGGCTGGAGGGCCCTGGGGTGCGGGAGGTGTCTGTCAGTCTGTCTGTCCGTGCGCGTCTCCCCGCAGGCACGGGCAGCTCGGCCACGGGAGCCTGGAGTCAGAGGTGCAGCCGCGGCTGGTGGAGGCGTTGGCTGGCGTGCCGATGCAGGCGGTGGCGGCTGGCGGGTGGCATTCGGCCAGCGTTAGCGGTGAGAGGCCatgccggggctgggggggtcggGGCGGCCAGCGGCAGTGTAAGGCCCCGGCAGGACCGGTCCCCTGCGGAGCGGTTACCCCGGTCCCTGGCCCTGGGGGATCCCCGTGCACGGCGCTGTGCCGTGCGTGGTCGGCGCTGGTGCCCCGGTCACCCGGCCGCTGCCACCGACGGGGGGTTCGGGGTGAGCTCTGCTCTGGGGCCACTCTGATgcgccccccctgccccacagaggCAGGAGACCTCTACGTGTGGGGCTGGAACGAGTCGGGCCAGCTGGCCCTGCCCTCCAAAGCGCTGGCAGAAGAGCGGGCacaggaggaggacaggggTGCAGGTGAGGGTGCTGCTGGTCGGGTCGGGGCGGTGGGTGGTGCCGGGTCCCTGCAGagccgcgggcagcgccggtGGCTCGGTGCGGGGCCGGTGCGGTTTGAGCCTGGCGGGGCCCGGTCGCTCCCGGGGGCTGAGGGTCGGCGCTTCCCCAGGGGACGCTGGGCTGACGCCCCGCCAGGAGCCGCCGGCTGCCGAGGACGCCGCGTTCATTTCCATCCAGGCGTTCCCGGCGTTGCTGGATCTGCCCCAGGACCTGGAGGTCGGCGAGGTCAGCTGCGGGTCCCGGCACACGGCCGTCATCACACGTGAGTGCCCGGTTCCCGCCGGCACCCCCGCTTCGTGCTGCCCGGgcgcggggcaggggccggAGACCGGCCACCCCCTGCGCTGCCGTGCGGGCGCTGGCCGATGGGTGCCGTCCCGTTTGCAGGAGGCGGGGAGCTCTACACCTGGGGCTGGGGTAAGTGATGCCTTGGTACAACACCCCCGCGgccagcttttgttttctactcCCTTACCGTTGGCTGCCATTACTCGtgtaatgatttattttgtcaCTGTGAGGTTTCGGAGCAGAGCACTTCCAGGGGTTCCTGGCTGGAGCCGTTGGTACCGGGGTGCTCTCacatttcctccctcccccccaaacgCCTGGGGAGCCCTGGCCCTGCAAGGGCAGGAGGCCCCAGGGCCACGCCGTGGCACGGCTGTTGTGTCTGCAGGCAAATACGGGCAGCTGGGACACGGGGACAACACCAGCTCTGACCGGCCACGCCGCGTCGAGTACCTGGTGGCcgaggggctgcgggcagcggaGGTGGTGTGCGGGCCCTGGACCACCTACGTCTGCGTGCTGGAGCCATGAGGGCCCCACCGCCCCCCCGTCACCACAGCTGCCCGCGCTGAGGAAGACCCAGGCACCTCTGCTCCCGCCCGcctgctgccaggagcagccccGTCCCCGCTCTGCCCTcggcggcggggaggcagcCCCCCAGGACCAGACCCGGCCGGGTTTCGCCCACGGTGAACTGAACTCACcccctggagctgggctggtgCCCGACCCTGCCCGGGCTGCAGCTGCACGAGTGCTAAAGACACCCAAGGGAAGGACTCTATGCATTTATTACATCTGCTTTTCCATAACGGCCGTGGTGGTGCTTCGTGTTACAGACAAGGGACGTTCCCAGCTTCCCCAGGCTCCTCCGGAGCCAGCCCCAGCTTAAAGCCCTGCCTggccctcctccctgccccagcagcaagGCCACACCCGGGGAGCCTTCGGTCACCCCCCAGCCATCAAAGAGCAGCGGCTATATACACATATACGTATTATTCCCATGAACAGTATATACAGAGTTACAAAGGAAGGGAACAGAACCTGGAGAATAAATAACAGCAAGTGGGGGACTGTAGTGATAACAAGGTGCAAATTAGTCATGATGAGGgacagacacatacacacagagctTCGTTAACAAAGGTGCAAACAGGCCCCCCCGAGCCATACCCAGggccgtgtcccccccgggTCCCACCACCAAAGCGCTGGCCTCGCTGTCCTCTGCCAGAGCCAAGGGCAAGGGAGGGCAGCGCTGGACGGTGCGGAGCAGGGCCTGGGGGTAGGACAAGCTGCACCCCTTCCCCATGGCAGGGAAGGCGGCCTTGTCCGCTGTAGCTCGCTTCCTGGCTCGTAACGCATGCTCAGGCACTGCCGGCCGCAGGCTCTGCCCCTCcgcggcccggggccgggggagcagGAGGGTACAAGCTGTACGGCCCTCGGGGGCCCAGGAGGACGCCGGGTCAGGCTTGGCTCCTGTGAAgggccctgctgctccctcccggGGACCCCAGCCTCACGGCCGGCGTGGGAGAGGAGAGACCCTCAGCGCCCAGCCTGCGGCAGGGGCGAGCCCCGCGCCCTGGGGCCCGGCAAAGCCTGCTAAGGGAACCTCGGTTAAAGCAAGCCCCCACTAAAACAAGCCTGCTGTGATGCTGAGAAAGGAAGATGCTGATGGACAATAGCTacagaaacagaggggaaaaaaagcctgtgaGGACAGGCACTGAAGCCAGCTCTCGCAGATAGGTCCTGGCTGTCCCAGAGCACGCTCAGCAAGGCAGAGCCCCTGTGAACGGCACCAACGCTCGCCCCAGCCAGCCGGGCTGTGGCAGGAGCCAGCACCCGCTGCTGCACTACCCTAACGCAACCACGTACTCAAATCTTTAATCACAAACGTTTGCAAGAATTCcccaaataaaagcaagtttttaaaagtgcCCCTTTCACACCCTACCCTGGCAGGCagggccccccgccccgcagagCACCAGGCTGGCCGGAGCAACGCCTGGGACCCCGGTAAAAGTTACCCGGTAAAAGTTAACCCCAGGGCACGGGCGCTTTGGGCACGGGGGGAGCTGCGTAATGCTTGGCCAGAGCAGCGACTCACTACGGCTACGAGCGGCTGGAGCCTGGCAGGCAGCCTCAGCAGAaggcagtggtggtggtggagttCAGGACGCGGGAGGTATTGTCAGACCTGGAAGCCTTTGAAAGTTCGCGCTGTGGAAACAAGAAGCAGGAGAGGGGGATGAGGGGACAGAGCGGGCAGCTGCgcagagggcagcagggacaggggtgTTCTTCACGGCTTTGTGGGAAAGCAGGAATGGCTCCGGGCCAGGAAGGAGGGCAGGGCAAGCTGCTCCTGCTTGTTCCTTTGGGCTCCCCACCCCCTCTTGCTTCAGAAGAGGGCAGGACAGCGTTAGCATCAGGTAGCCGAGAAAGAACTCTGAGCCCGTCGGCCTCCCAGAAGCAGGAGTATCTGTTGCCCAAACAGCTCCAGGCTGGGAACCGCATCCTCCCTCCAGCAGCGGGCAGGCTGTCCGTCCTGGGCCAGCAGAAGGCAAACCGGCTGCCCCTcagcaaagggaagggaagcaggaCAGGGACAGCCGTGCCCAGCTGCCGGAGGAAGGGAACAGCGAGCAGGAACCTGCCTCCATCGCAAACCggcaccctccctgccccgcggccgcgcACAAGCCTGGATCAGAGCCCGGCTGCAGGGAAATCCTCGGCACAGCCCCAGGGGCACACGCGGCGCTCTGCACACAGGCTTAGCTGCCGCGAGGAAGGGAT from Ciconia boyciana chromosome 8, ASM3463844v1, whole genome shotgun sequence harbors:
- the RCCD1 gene encoding RCC1 domain-containing protein 1, with the translated sequence MAAPRRAWLVFGFSTEEAAGEPGPGPGPWRLESGPGGIRRVWPAWSYVVVETGAGLEVRSAGLRRRLPGWAEALPSETHLLLRRAAAARAWPRAAALRGAGRGAPAWSRALPPGPRRPPPLPLLPGGFATPRPPFFAALPGAVRARRLALGHEHALALGAAGETYAWGGGRHGQLGHGSLESEVQPRLVEALAGVPMQAVAAGGWHSASVSEAGDLYVWGWNESGQLALPSKALAEERAQEEDRGAGDAGLTPRQEPPAAEDAAFISIQAFPALLDLPQDLEVGEVSCGSRHTAVITRGGELYTWGWGKYGQLGHGDNTSSDRPRRVEYLVAEGLRAAEVVCGPWTTYVCVLEP